The following are encoded together in the Arcticibacterium luteifluviistationis genome:
- a CDS encoding cell division protein FtsQ/DivIB, with protein MKRALNNFKEYGFAGIGLVVLLSLIAFVNEKSRVQRCQGIDIKMIKSNDQSYISKEDVKKYITKNGLEPLEGKVLSEIDLAKLEERVQQINQIEYCEVYGDLKGMLHIKVKPYIPYARLTSYISRNDQYLNENGHFFPLSKYHAERVLLLSGDYFYKKKSLQKQDDASLMELIKVIKTDDFWDAQISQMDVSKSGQIKFVPVLGNHIIEFGKAENIEQKLHKLKVFYKQIMTVKGWDTFSKVKLQYANQLVCE; from the coding sequence ATGAAACGAGCATTAAACAATTTCAAGGAATACGGTTTTGCAGGAATCGGCTTAGTGGTTTTGTTATCACTTATTGCTTTTGTAAATGAGAAGTCTAGGGTACAGCGATGCCAAGGAATTGACATTAAGATGATAAAAAGCAATGACCAGTCTTATATCTCTAAAGAAGATGTTAAGAAATATATTACTAAAAATGGTTTAGAGCCTCTTGAGGGAAAAGTGCTTTCTGAAATTGACTTAGCTAAACTCGAAGAGCGTGTTCAACAAATAAACCAAATAGAGTATTGCGAAGTTTATGGCGACCTTAAAGGAATGCTCCACATTAAAGTAAAGCCTTACATTCCATATGCTAGACTTACCTCTTACATTTCAAGAAATGACCAATATTTAAATGAAAATGGTCACTTTTTCCCACTATCTAAATATCACGCAGAAAGGGTCCTCTTACTTTCTGGAGATTATTTTTATAAAAAGAAATCACTTCAAAAACAGGATGACGCTTCATTAATGGAACTTATAAAGGTCATTAAGACAGACGACTTTTGGGATGCTCAAATATCTCAAATGGATGTCAGTAAAAGTGGACAAATCAAATTTGTCCCCGTTTTAGGAAATCATATTATTGAATTTGGGAAAGCTGAAAATATTGAACAGAAACTTCATAAGCTGAAAGTGTTTTATAAACAGATTATGACAGTCAAAGGTTGGGATACGTTTTCAAAAGTCAAATTACAATATGCCAACCAACTTGTGTGCGAATAA
- a CDS encoding GNAT family N-acetyltransferase — translation MKIFYSENNVDYSSYTFSYAIYAMREGQEDVSPIYDKGFLPYTGNITLESETFYLARSLRVDLARFVDTSENRRICRQIEPLGVSVELVKKEDFDLEEPAFKELCEAYITERIGDSNMTQERWNYILKSSIGTHILKFKNAEKTLGYILVSLTDSMLHYWFSFFDTDYMKSHSLGKWMMWRAINWSKENGLDYVYLGTAYKSAALYKIRDHKGLEFWDGQQWNQDVKLLKELCKTDLENKTADRFKSLEEPNSFLNQL, via the coding sequence ATGAAGATATTTTATTCAGAAAATAACGTGGACTACAGCAGCTATACTTTTTCGTATGCTATTTATGCTATGCGAGAAGGTCAAGAAGACGTATCTCCCATTTATGATAAAGGTTTTCTTCCATACACAGGAAACATTACACTTGAGTCTGAAACGTTTTATCTAGCTAGAAGTTTACGTGTAGATTTAGCTCGATTTGTAGACACTTCTGAAAACAGGAGAATTTGCCGCCAAATAGAACCCCTTGGTGTAAGTGTAGAACTGGTTAAAAAAGAGGATTTTGATTTAGAAGAGCCTGCTTTTAAAGAACTTTGCGAAGCTTATATCACCGAGCGAATTGGTGACTCCAACATGACCCAAGAACGCTGGAATTATATACTAAAAAGTAGCATTGGTACGCATATCTTGAAATTTAAAAATGCAGAGAAAACCTTAGGATATATACTGGTTAGTTTGACAGATAGTATGCTTCATTACTGGTTCTCTTTTTTTGACACGGACTATATGAAGAGCCACTCACTAGGTAAATGGATGATGTGGAGAGCCATTAACTGGTCTAAAGAAAACGGGCTAGATTACGTTTATCTAGGTACTGCGTATAAGTCAGCAGCTCTTTACAAAATCAGAGACCACAAAGGCTTAGAGTTTTGGGATGGTCAGCAATGGAACCAGGACGTCAAACTATTAAAAGAATTATGCAAGACGGATTTGGAGAATAAAACTGCTGATAGATTTAAAAGTCTAGAAGAACCGAATAGCTTTCTAAACCAACTATAA
- the murG gene encoding undecaprenyldiphospho-muramoylpentapeptide beta-N-acetylglucosaminyltransferase, giving the protein MSKPYKIIISGGGTGGHIYPAIAIANELKSRSTNIEILFVGAEGKMEMEKVPKAGFEIIGLPIAGINRSNMLANLKFPFKLINSLRLAYKTITTFKPDAAIGVGGYASGPTLLMANFKGVKTLLQEQNSYAGITNKFLSKRASKICVAYPKMEAFFPSGKIVFTGNPVRKDIIESNKTRKEALAHFGLSENKKTLLIIGGSQGARSINKAIEAGLSDLNKAGLQVIWQTGKNFKSAFSSDSQNCISEFIYEMDLAYKAADIAISRAGALSVSELCLTNKPSILVPLPSAAEDHQTMNAMSLVNENAALLVKDVDVSQELVKATIDLAGNSDLQSELSNNIKAFAKPKAAEEIVNEILSLI; this is encoded by the coding sequence ATGAGTAAGCCCTACAAAATAATAATCAGCGGAGGCGGCACTGGCGGGCACATTTACCCTGCCATAGCTATCGCCAATGAATTAAAATCAAGGTCTACCAATATTGAGATCTTATTTGTAGGAGCCGAGGGTAAAATGGAAATGGAAAAGGTACCTAAAGCAGGGTTTGAGATTATTGGACTACCAATAGCGGGAATTAACCGTTCCAACATGCTAGCTAACTTAAAATTTCCTTTCAAACTTATCAATAGCCTTCGACTAGCTTATAAAACAATAACAACGTTTAAACCAGACGCTGCAATAGGCGTGGGTGGTTATGCCAGTGGGCCAACTCTTTTGATGGCAAATTTTAAAGGGGTAAAAACCTTGCTCCAAGAGCAAAATTCATACGCAGGAATCACGAACAAATTCCTATCTAAAAGAGCTTCAAAAATATGTGTGGCTTATCCTAAAATGGAAGCGTTTTTCCCGAGTGGAAAGATAGTTTTCACTGGAAACCCAGTAAGAAAAGACATTATAGAAAGTAATAAAACTCGAAAAGAGGCATTAGCTCATTTCGGTTTAAGTGAGAATAAAAAGACACTATTGATAATTGGCGGAAGCCAAGGAGCTAGAAGTATAAATAAAGCCATTGAAGCTGGACTAAGCGACCTAAACAAAGCTGGACTTCAAGTAATATGGCAAACAGGAAAAAACTTTAAATCAGCCTTTTCTTCAGATTCACAAAACTGTATTTCAGAGTTTATTTATGAAATGGATTTGGCGTACAAAGCGGCCGATATTGCTATCTCAAGAGCTGGAGCCTTATCGGTTTCGGAGCTTTGTTTGACCAATAAGCCCTCTATTTTAGTTCCTCTTCCTAGTGCTGCCGAAGACCATCAAACCATGAACGCCATGAGTTTGGTAAATGAAAATGCCGCACTTTTAGTCAAAGACGTTGACGTAAGTCAAGAACTCGTTAAGGCTACCATTGATTTAGCAGGAAACAGCGACTTACAAAGTGAGCTTAGTAATAATATTAAAGCTTTCGCGAAGCCAAAAGCAGCGGAAGAGATTGTAAACGAAATTTTAAGCCTAATATAG